TTTCTTGATCAGATGCCATTGCCCAAGATGAGCCTGTTAGAGTCAACTAAAGCCATCTAAGCTTGTCCTGGTGGAAGTTTGCTTTGATTATCACTGGTAGGAAAATGTTAATTGTGTCTTCAGTTTTTAATGTGGCTTATACTGATGACTTTACAAAGCTCTGTGTTGTGGGTGGACTCAATTTCTTCACATGGAGAAGCTCAGAGCAATCTGAAACAATCATGATTGTTTTTCAGATGAGGATTGATTTTAGttgttcaggatttttttttctgaagaaatgcGGCATATTATGCAAGCACCTCAGAAGCTgttatttatttcagttatgTTGTAGTATAGTTATGGTCAGTTGTGGCATGAAGTTGAGAGACTAGACTGGGACATTAAATTGTGCAACAAGCTGCTTTTGTTGAACAGGTAAATCTTGGTACGTATTTGCTGTGTCTGGCACCTCTGTAATGCCATATTTACTATATGGATGTGTAGAATCTCTGTCAGAGCTTAAACATGGACTGCGAGCTTTGATGTCCATCTTGGGACATAGTAGATACATGTTTCTGAGAAGTTGCAGATAAAACTGTAGGAAGTTGCAGACTGAGTTGTTTAGACTGTTTGCACAGTCAGATCAGTGTGTATACACCTGGACACTCAGAaatggagacaaaaaaaattaatgtctgCTTTAAGTAATTTGGCTGGGACATCCAGTAAGTAGGTAGTACTGGATGCTCAGCCCCTAATGTGCAATGTAAAATGTCCTCCCATGAGAGATGAAAGGGCAGCCTTAGTGTGCAGTACAGGGGTCTGCCTCTGGGCATAAGTCTGAGTGCTGAGACTGTTCTGCCCTGTGATAGTGTCTGGATCGTAAAGCACACTAATTCCCATGCCCTTGTGTTTCCACAGCCTCGGAGAGATCTGTGTGTCCATCCCTAGATGAAGCGCCCCCTTTCTCGGTGCCCTTCAAACCATACATGTGGAACAGCCTGGGTGGCTCTGAGCTGAGGCACCTTGTGCAAAGCTACAGGCCCTGCCCAACGCTGGAGCGATCCTCAACGCTGGGGCTCTTCTGCGACCGAGGCTCTGAGCCTGCCCTGTATGGTGCTGAGTGTGGCTCTTCCCTTGGACTGTATGGTGACTTCAGCTCCCCGGGCACGGGGCTGTTTGAGCGCTCGccggcagcagctcctggactcTATGCCGAaacacagcctgggctgcagcaggagaaggggcCAGGTGGCATCAAAGTGGAGTCAGACCTCTTGTGCCGCCCATTGCTCATCAGCACTGGCTCTTACAAGTGTGTTAAGTGCAGCAAGGTAGGGGTCCCTTTCTCCCACACTGGTTATGACTCTTCCCCAGACCCTTCTCCCTGGTGAACCTGACCCCGTGTACTCTCCTCCCTCAGGTTTTCTCCACACCGCACGGCCTTGAGGTGCATGTGCGCCGCTCACACAGTGGCACGAGGCCCTTTGCCTGTGACATGTGTGGCAAGACCTTCGGCCATGCAgtcagcctggagcagcacaAGGCCGTGCACTCGCAGgtgagagcagggcaggctgCCAGGATGAAGGTCTGGGAGCCAGGGCCAGCTGCCTTATTCAGCTGGCTCTGGGGACGGCAGGAAGGCAATTGCAGGGCAAGAGTTGGGAATCTAAACTCAGGAGGGGAAGAGAACatggtagggctgcagttgggCAGCTGTAGGTGAAGAATATGTGACAAGCAGAGGAAAGGGTGGGCAGCTAGTGAGCAAAGGAGCTAATCAACAAATTAAAGAACACAGGCTTTGTTTCCATTTCTCAGACCTTGCATGCATCTGTATTAAGCAGTGGGCACTCTTGGCACTCCAGAGGCAACAGATTTTCACTCTCAGAGCTGGAAATTGTAATGCAGATGTGGACTTCTCTTTAACAGCTAAAGCAACTCACTGTGATTTCTTTGGATGCAGCTCTCCTcattctttctcctccttcccccagagcaGTGAGTCTTTCCTTGTTTGTAGTCTCTGTGTCTGTGAAGGGAACATCTGAATGACCAGTCAGGTATAGAGCACAGACTTCACCCGTCTCGACACACTCTGAGTCACACCCCAGAAGAATATGGTAGTTAATTTTGGTAGGAGGACTTGTAACATTTTCCACCTGCTGATACTCTGCCATatttccccttccccacccacTTGACTTGGCAAATCTTCCTTCTTCAGACTGGCTTTTAGTGGATAGAGTTACAGCAATGTTTTTTTGCaaactgttttatttataatttcacGAGTGTGCAACCAGCAGAGCACACAATGAGGGGAGATATCTCATCATCCATTAAACTGGTGAAAAGAGCACACTGCATACTGTGTCTATGGAGGGGACAGCATTTCAGGGAGAGTGCACTAAAAGCCAAATAAAGGTGATTGTGTGAAAGCatagaaggaagaggaaggagcagtGGAGGTTAAGGGATGAAAAGAAGAGATGATTTGTGGTGGAGAGGAAGAAGTGTGTGAGGGAGAGGCGAGAGACATAAGATCTTAAAGCATTTGTTTTTATATGTTAAAGTAGTAAcctgaaaagctgtttttcccaGGTGCTCTGCATACCTTTCACTTGAATTTTAATGGAACTACAGATAAGCAGTTAGCTGTTACCCTGCCAGCAGAACTCAGTCTGCCACAGGGATTTCCCAGGAGAGCCAGGCAGATCTTAGCACCCACTTTCCTGTGTACAGTGAAGAGGTGGCCTCTGAACAGCGCTGCAGCTGTTTGGCTTCCCAGTAGAGTGATTGCGTCTCGGGCCCCTGTTAAAATGTGCAGGCAGACTGCCTGGTCCATCAGGGCTGCCCCCACCTGGCTATTGTTGCCAGCAGGAAGAGCTGTTCAATTAAATTTTTTGAGGAGCAGtgcacagcactgggagaggATTCATTATCTTTTTTATCATGTGGTGCTATCAGGCCAGTGTTAGTGTCTCTGAAGGCCAGTTTAGCTCTCTAGAGAAGTGTAAGTGCTTGCTAAGGCAGAAGGGACAACACTGATGTGCTGCTGGGTAGTTTGTTGCTGATGGGATCATCGTTGTGGTGtaatgtgtgtgtttgtgctcaTCTCTCTGCAGGAACGCAGCTTTGATTGTAAGATCTGTGGCAAGAGTTTTAAGAGATCTTCTACTCTGTCGACCCACCTGCTCATCCACTCGGACACCCGACCCTATCCGTGCCAGTACTGTGGGAAGCGATTCCACCAGAAATCTGATATGAAGAAACACACCTTCATTCACACAGGtcagccctgcagctgctggtaTTCAGCCCCAACACGAAGGCAGAGGTTTCTCT
This genomic window from Pseudopipra pipra isolate bDixPip1 chromosome 9, bDixPip1.hap1, whole genome shotgun sequence contains:
- the GFI1 gene encoding zinc finger protein Gfi-1 — translated: MPRSFLVKSKKAHSYHQPRSADEDYSLRLETVLAQICADSKIPEDTELCRTAPPDPETSQGRFSPESHLTEAADGTSESVPSCEGSVCDRVSEFEDFWRPPSPSVSPASERSVCPSLDEAPPFSVPFKPYMWNSLGGSELRHLVQSYRPCPTLERSSTLGLFCDRGSEPALYGAECGSSLGLYGDFSSPGTGLFERSPAAAPGLYAETQPGLQQEKGPGGIKVESDLLCRPLLISTGSYKCVKCSKVFSTPHGLEVHVRRSHSGTRPFACDMCGKTFGHAVSLEQHKAVHSQERSFDCKICGKSFKRSSTLSTHLLIHSDTRPYPCQYCGKRFHQKSDMKKHTFIHTGEKPHKCQVCGKAFSQSSNLITHSRKHTGFKPFGCDLCGKGFQRKVDLRRHRETQHGLK